The Parabacteroides timonensis sequence CGTGCATGGTTTGGATAACCTCCTTCACGTAAAGTCTTTTCTGCTTCTGCGAATTTCTGCAGATTTCCTTTTGCATACTGTGCTTTCTTTGCTTTGGGACTAACCTGAATTTCACAAGCGTGATCGTTTTCGTCGGCACCGAGAAGTAAAGCTCCGAGTTTTCCGGATAGATCATCTCCGGGCTCAACATCGAATGTCAACATAAATGAAGGATTTTCAATAGTAAAAGAAGATGGCTCTGTTATTTTTTTAGCCAAAGTCTTTGCCTTTTCAGTAGCTGGAATAATTTCCTCCATCCATTTTGTTCCGATACGGCCGTCAGGGTAATGGATCATCTCATGAATGTTTAATGTCCCGCCCCAGTTAACCATTGGAATCCAACCGGCCATCAGGAAGCGCCCACCAGCTATTTCAGTGATGGCGGGTACACACATCCCATTATAAAAATCCAGTCCTTGTTTGACTACATCCGTATATTCATCTTCACCTGCATTAGATGGTTTTGACCATAAGCCAGTAAATCCACCGATTACATAATCAAAATTTCCCCAGCGGAAAAAGAACGTGCAGTCACCTCCCGGAGGAAATCCGGGATTGACAGACCACCAGCCACCATCGATTGAGCCAGACTCCCAGGTTCCTTTGGCTCCATAGTTGGCCAACATGCGTAAACGTCCTTCCGGATCGGTATATACACTTGGGTTTTCGCATGGGTGGAATAATATATGTGTTTTCTTGAAATTGCTTATACCATCCTGGCTGATAGAGTAAGTCGAACCGGCAGGAAATCCGGGCATCGTATCGTAACGGAAGGAGCCTGTTGCACCATGTTCATTATAGTAATCCCATAACTGTGGTAAGGTTGTCTTTTCTTTGGGATAAATACGGGTCGTATGAAGTCCGTAGCTGATACAAAGTTTATCGTTAAAAACAAAAGGCGTACCTGTACCTAATGTTTCCCATTGTTCTTCAATAGGGGTAGCTGGATCGTGTTCAGTCCATGTCTTGAAGTCAGTTGTTGAGATATGCTCGAAATAATGGGCTCCCCTGCCGAATTTGCTGGCATGTCCGCGTCTGTCATACAAATAAAATACATGATAACGTCCTTGGTAGAAGAAAGTTGCTACATCACCTACCCAGGTATTATGCCCTTCAGGTGTCCAGTATTGGATTTCCGGTGAAGTGCGTGGTGTATCTAAATTTGTTTTTTGAGGTTCAATTCCCGGAAAATATATTTCAGCTTTCGAAACAATAGAAGGATCTATTTCCCAGGTTGTTTGTTCTCCCCATTGAGGATAACCTAAAGGGAAGTCATTATCCAGGAGTTCATTGTCGACAAACATAGTCCATCGAACCCCTGAAAAATGAAGGACAATTTCATGTTCTCCTTCAGGCTTATCCAACATTGCCAACGGAATACCGACTGGCATATAGCGGGCTTCTTCCGGTTGAACCGGTAGATGGAGCAGGAGGGAAGCCTCCAATACAGGTACGGAACCGTCAGCCATAGGATAGGCCGGGTAATTTTGTTGTTTGCGGTCTTCCGGATCGTTTCGATATGTATTTAATTCCAATACCCCCGGAATTGTAAGTAACGATTTTTTTGAAGTGACTTTTGTCAGGTTGACCTGTAGTTTAATAGTGAAACTGCTACTATCTCCCGGTGATACAAAATTATTTTTTGCATTCTGCTGCGTGAGGGTATTTAATGGGGTATCCTGGGTTGTAAAATTCCAGGGGGAAGAACGGAGTTCGAGTTGAACCGGCTTTTGTGTCTCGGTACAGCCGATAATACTACTGATAATGAGTATGACTACGGTAAACGAAGTAATAAATTTAGTATTCATTTTTCCAGAAATTTGAGTGTAACAATTATCTGTCACAATCTTTTAAGAGACTGTGACTGTTAGAATTTAATAATTTGTAATCTCTGATGCCTGATGTAAGTCAAAAGGATCAGAGTGTAATTTGTATAATCTTAGAGAAATTGACTGGATTCACGAATCACTATTTCTCCTGTCAGGTTTGCTGTAATGGGAATGTGGTTGTTGTCTTTTAATCTCCGCATCAATAACTCAATGCTGACGTTGGCAATCTCCACACATGGTTGCCTGTAAGATGTCAATGAATGTTTGAGATGCTTTGAATATTTCATATCATCATATGCGCACATCAAAATATCCGATGATATTTTGATGCCTAAAGCATCCAAAGAAGACATGAGCACTGCAGCTGTGGAATCATTAGCACATATAATACCTGTTTTCCCGGGAACAATTTCCATTTGTTTAACAAAATCCAGATCTTCAGGATTCCCACAAAAAATATTATTCTCAGTAAATGGATACTGATGTTTAAGGACAGTTTCACGAACACCGGAAAGGCGTAAGTCTACAGAACTGGCCGAATCAGGACGGTAAAAAAAATGAAGTTTATTGCAGCCCTGATCGATCAGGTGTTTTGCCATGATACAACCGGCACTGAAATTATCCAGGCATACCACATCAAATTCACTTCGTTCGGGAAAAGTCAGAATATCCCTGTCAATAAGAACTAATGGTATATTGGCTTCCCGTATAGCTGCACAGATTTTTAAATTCAGGTTGTATGCATCCGGAACTCTTTCCAGCGGGGAAAAGAAAATACCATCGA is a genomic window containing:
- a CDS encoding glycoside hydrolase family protein, producing the protein MNTKFITSFTVVILIISSIIGCTETQKPVQLELRSSPWNFTTQDTPLNTLTQQNAKNNFVSPGDSSSFTIKLQVNLTKVTSKKSLLTIPGVLELNTYRNDPEDRKQQNYPAYPMADGSVPVLEASLLLHLPVQPEEARYMPVGIPLAMLDKPEGEHEIVLHFSGVRWTMFVDNELLDNDFPLGYPQWGEQTTWEIDPSIVSKAEIYFPGIEPQKTNLDTPRTSPEIQYWTPEGHNTWVGDVATFFYQGRYHVFYLYDRRGHASKFGRGAHYFEHISTTDFKTWTEHDPATPIEEQWETLGTGTPFVFNDKLCISYGLHTTRIYPKEKTTLPQLWDYYNEHGATGSFRYDTMPGFPAGSTYSISQDGISNFKKTHILFHPCENPSVYTDPEGRLRMLANYGAKGTWESGSIDGGWWSVNPGFPPGGDCTFFFRWGNFDYVIGGFTGLWSKPSNAGEDEYTDVVKQGLDFYNGMCVPAITEIAGGRFLMAGWIPMVNWGGTLNIHEMIHYPDGRIGTKWMEEIIPATEKAKTLAKKITEPSSFTIENPSFMLTFDVEPGDDLSGKLGALLLGADENDHACEIQVSPKAKKAQYAKGNLQKFAEAEKTLREGGYPNHARDYAIENLIDTDKPFTLRMIVKYEDKFGGSQIDTEIAGQRTMISFRPGLKVEKLILRSEQTEIKNLKIAPLK
- a CDS encoding GntR family transcriptional regulator, giving the protein MQIIITFAHNFKITFMESKISYKVIYNTLKDQILKEAFAPGSMLPTEQTLAQKYSVSRPTIAKVYNQLQEEGFIKKTKGLGTVVIYQCKNTTYTFGLLLPGAGESEIFSIINDQLLRQSEIGRFNCLWEGATASSAEIRKTLIETCCESYINKKVDGIFFSPLERVPDAYNLNLKICAAIREANIPLVLIDRDILTFPERSEFDVVCLDNFSAGCIMAKHLIDQGCNKLHFFYRPDSASSVDLRLSGVRETVLKHQYPFTENNIFCGNPEDLDFVKQMEIVPGKTGIICANDSTAAVLMSSLDALGIKISSDILMCAYDDMKYSKHLKHSLTSYRQPCVEIANVSIELLMRRLKDNNHIPITANLTGEIVIRESSQFL